The Topomyia yanbarensis strain Yona2022 chromosome 3, ASM3024719v1, whole genome shotgun sequence nucleotide sequence TAAcctaagtaacaattgaagttttatagcacgctacaagtgcaatctaagttttacgAATGGCTATAAAGccaccataaaacctcaattgttaatAGGGAAGGTCCTCTGAAAACAACATAATTGATTTATACCATAAATCACCCATCGCATAGTGCAATGATGGTCCTAAAATATAAATATGGTGTGTTAGCACTTTGTTGAATCAATACGTCTTGTGAGATATTCAATTGATTATACATAGTGTGAGCATGATGACGGTACACAGAATtgcaatacactcaggttttttatatGGGGGATATGTACCGCGTATAAAACCGCGTTAAGTGGAAAACCCGCGTAAAAACCCTCAGCAAAAGACTAAGAATACTTTTGGAAGTtttgtccttttgaatgcaaaagatagACTTTTTGCTGAAtaaaattctaagtccttttaaatgcaaagaacgaagaattttggcagttttttgcacggattttgcaattaacagggtttttgcaaaaaatattctttgaaatgcaaaagacttagaatattttcggaaagatggaagagacggctctggaagattccttatgacCCGCACCTCAATAATATAGGTCATTAcggaatggacttgacgagtaggtgccagaaattcatgtttgacgccatttgaaatctaagatggcaacttcgggtttagcgaaattcactataacccaatcaattcGGAATGCTCTTGACGAGCagatgccagaaattgatttttgacgccatcttCAAATCCAagctggcgacttccggtttaataaaattctctataactcaatcaatataggtagttttggaatggtcttgacgagcaggttttgaaatccaagatggcgagttCGGGTTCAACGAAATTCCCGCATGCAAAATCAGGGGGATCATCCAAAACTCGAacataagatctaatcataaaccagcgaaatgcaaaatatttttatgtgttaatcCAGAAGAGTGCTGTGGGAATGGAAGTGAGAGGAGAAAGAGAAGGATGTGGTGTGAGTTTGGGGTTTGAATTGATTTCaattaaacacattgctaaaattcaagtaaattcaactgtttaattaaaactatttgtactacaaccacagactaacagacataacactatgagggaattccctcaaaaaacatcgatccgacaattttcccagaacactagctccaccttttattcacagtcccaaacacttatttactggtgggttacccctcaggtttgggatcaatttttcaatttcaaatgtggccacagtcccaactacaaatatatttaaaatgaccgttaaagcgggcaaagctttgtttttgagtgttatgtctgttagtctgtgctacaacttcaacttccaaaaatactcatattgattgggttagagcgaatttcgctaaaccggaagtcgccatcttggatttcaaaatggcgtcaaacatgaatttctggcacctactccacagactaacagacataacactatgagggaattcccacaaaaaaacatcgatccggcaattttcccagaacactagctccaccttttattcactgtcccaaacactcatttgctgatggcttacccctcaggtttgggaacaatttttcactagtggtctatcccccatatgcttgttcatatgtcagtggcgccataatttcaaatgtggtcacagtcccaactacaaatatatttaaaatgaccgttaaagtgggcgaagcattgttttcgagtgttatgtctgttagtctgtgcctactcgtcaagtccattccgtaaatacccatattgttgaggtatgggtcataaggagtcttccaacTTCCTCCCATTCCATCTTTCCCAAAATCTTCTAactcttttgcattcaaaaggacttagaatatttttgaaaaaaccgcgttgattggaaaatccgcgtaaaaaaccgcgttaattggaaaatccgcgtaaaaaacctcgtaaaaaccgtgcaaaaaactgAGTGTGCTTTCCAGAACTGGTTTTTTGtttcattgaattaaatcaaaatGAAGACTACCAAATTAAACACCAATTAGTGTTTCGTCGATTAATAGACTCATTTGTGATATATGATATTGTGACTTCGACTAACCATTCAATGTAGGAGTCTCTTTTTAAAATATTGGAATAAAGGAATGATAgtttttaaacgttaataatgtCATTGTAATGAACGGAATTGCACAATTTTTGCACCAACAAATTTAGCCGGAAATTTCTTGATAAAAATCATCTAGGGGaccgcggggcaagtccgacaccttaagcgctataatttttctaaaattccacaaagctcctaaaattgtatattctgtgcataatccttgtttaggtggttcttaacaaaatataatttttccagcgtttcaaaaaattgaattcattaaaaattattggttgccaaaaaatggagaaaaatgacattttaaaaacgctgccgGTAAGACtgacaccccaaaggggcaagagcgaccccctttgaactttctttttgtccaattttttttcattaaaaatgtattgtgtatatgtgataaagtgcaattatgtgtaggggacttgtgggtaaaatgaacaggggggggggataaaattaacaggtagccaaatcaagtcaatgttagttaaatttagaacaaacttcacagaaacgtgACCTGCCAAATATTCAAAGAATattgaaataatttcttttgataaaaagctgtcgaatgtgaaataaatatgatgaaaaccaaaatcggcattcatgtttgtcgctgatgttaaattcggcatgtagaatataaggTCTGACAGTAGTTGAACCTCTTGCAGATATTTCACAGCAATAAGTAGGGATCAGGACAAATCGGCTCAATCGGAAcagctgtttgaaaataaaatgtcttagggggtaaaatgaacaggttaTAGTGGGGGAAATATGAACCATCTTGCTGCTCCAAGTACCAACCCTCAAAATTAATCGCTAAGTTCAAGTTGCTATATCTTCACTGTTCTCCAACAGATCCTTAAAGTTTAAACAcctatggataaccccaagtttgtagatgtgtttccatGTCACAGAATTGTAACTTGGTTAGTATtacatgaaaatttaatttttccgtgacaagtttttttgcctacaaaatgccctgtgtgtatgcaatgctcatgagccgctgggacatcagcattgctcggaaattgcttttcaacgctaagcattgcacacatacagaacattttgcaggtcactagaaggtgttcattttaccaccagcatatgttcattttacccacacgctataaacatgtctcgtttttggacatgttttgaaatcaagaataatatttgaaaacttgtgtttatgtcgaaatattttcaccaaatatgtacaaaacatgtctaacaagaaacgtataaggtgattgtagtatctcaatcacttattagttagaaaataatgactttgcttaatgtgttcattttaccaccagttctcctatatgagtatatgtgatgcaaacgcatgctttctgtagtttcattgcgtagcaagaggaagaaccttcgaatgcgtggtgttatgaataaataatgtttaacgcatggtttatattatggtacgggttttctcaagtaagtctttcgagctttattgccacttgtatagccattaTAACGAAGAAGAACTGTTGTGAGCAACCCTGAATGCTGCACGCTCCCACTGTCCATTCTACGTGCGCCCACCGTGAAGTGACGATCAGGGACGCCCATGATACGGAGAACTGTCAACGAGCATTGGTGTGAAAGAGGTCTCTATAATCGGGCATGTGCAAAACTAATTCCAGAACTAATTTCATAGACTATACAATAGTAAagcttaacagttatgtgtccaacaaaaaaaacacctttaacaggccaacgagggtacccgggtacccacaaattgaaatgctcataactatggcttcctttaaccgatttggacacttttagatgttttggattcaggaactcgtccactttttgattctgtgcaatagaaccggaataatggatctggtttacggtaatccggattttccggagtaatgttccagtactaggatatgatttgtaaattttaataatgtcatAGCAAtgtgagtatcaaaactcttcaaattgtctcggaggtctgttttttattgttacggaacCCTATGGCaacttgaaaaatggaattggaattgaatggccactcacggccccacgggaacctgctccggaatgtccgttccgaagtcaaatcaccaaatggttccaaaaccacgagatacagcctgctggtgaaattccaagaattttgatacccatattgctagtattccattgaagttcgcaaatagtacccctgcactggaacctgcttctgGAAACCtagattcccgggaaccgaatgaaataacccgattcatttttaccaagtccaaaagtggatgagttcttgaatccaaatgggccaaaagtatcgaaatcggttgtatattaccttagttatgggcattttagttttgtgggtacccgggtacccacgtcggcctgttacgtagtaaaaaaattcagaagcccctcctcactcccacccttactatatcaacaatattattaacccaaaagcttgacttagtgaagttctaagatgtcacaaagtttcaatttccagctatggataaaacataggaatttcattaattgaaacttaaaaaggtacccgggtaccgcgtcggacacacaacggttaaaaactaaattataaactattttcgTAGTGGCTAATCTTATAGTACCCTTATATAACATAAGACTAATTGGATTACAGTGAGTAGCCTTTCCTTATCATAGACGTGAATAAACCTAACCTATATTATAGTTACCGAAATATTACGTATGCAGCTATACAGTCGGAACCAATCAAGGATTGGGGGAAAACCACTAAACGTGGGTAGAATATTTGAGATTTAAGCGCAAATTTATAAAATGTATCCTTTCaggaatttaaaatttatcaatAAACATATATTGCGAATTCGGAATACGGTCCCCTCATCCGCAAAGATCACATTTTAAATTCGTTTACGGAAGGATGTCCGACCCGAGGAATGAGAAGACCAACGCTACAGAGGGTGCAGTAGTGGAAACCATTGGCGCCCCTATGGCAACAAATTCCGTAAACACTAGTACGAGCGCCGGTGCAGCTGGCATTGCGAATTCCGTTCCTACTAGGAGCCCACAAGCACGTCCTACGAACAGCGAAGGTGATATTCCGTCAGCTGAACAACACAGCTGTTGTACATGTAAATCTGTTCATAATAGCCGCATGGTCCAGTGCGACGATTGCGATGATTGGCACCACTTCGCCTGCGTTGGAGTTACCCAGATGATCGAACATGACGATTGGATCTGTCTGAAATGCACAACTGCGAAGACAGTTCGAACTAACGATCGAGCTCGAAGAGGAATCCAGCAGCGTATAAGGTCAAAATCAGCAAGTCACGGGCGGCAAATTTGACACCAAAGCGAACTAGAAAGACCCCTACAGAATCGGTCACCTTGGATAAGAAGGTGGTAGCAAAAAACTCGTTCCAAAAGACCACAAAAAATCTAACGCGTAATCAGATCGCCGCCCGGCAAGTTGTACCTCGAGATCTCACTAAATTCAATGGCAATCCTGTAGACTGGCCCATGTTCATATCTACCTTCCAAAGTACAACCGAGATGTGTGGATTCAGAGATGAAGGAAATATGATAAGACTTCGTAATTGCTTGCAAGGGGGCGCACTCACAGCCGTGCGAAGCTTCCTAATGCACCCATCGACCATGACAAAAGCTGTAAGTGCTCTGAAGTTGCGCTTCGGACAGCCTCAGACAATCATTGGTTCATTGAAAGAGAAGGTGCTCGCGATGCCTCCT carries:
- the LOC131687426 gene encoding uncharacterized protein LOC131687426; translation: MSDPRNEKTNATEGAVVETIGAPMATNSVNTSTSAGAAGIANSVPTRSPQARPTNSEGDIPSAEQHSCCTCKSVHNSRMVQCDDCDDWHHFACVGVTQMIEHDDWICLKCTTAKTVRTNDRARRGIQQRIRSKSASHGRQI